The Trichoderma breve strain T069 chromosome 2, whole genome shotgun sequence DNA segment AGAGAGAAGGGCAAGATCACTCTATCAAACCAATTGCCATTCCCACGGATGGAACAGCTCAAGCTAACCTTAGCATTCAACTTCATACAGGCGCCAactctccagcatctcctctctcctcccattGACGATCGTTACACACACAATCCGGCCCTCTCACACCCCCTCATCCGTCCGTCCATTCAACAACTCCGCGCCTCTCCTCAAAAAGCGCAAAATCGCCGGCGCAAGCAACAGCCCCTCCTCGCGAGACGCAGACTCAGCCGCTccctcaccctcatcatcatcctcccccagctcctcctccaaggcCGACCACGGACAGCCCAACCCCGAAGACCCCCTCGActtctcctccctcaccGCCGCATACGTCTCCATCGACGCCCACTTCAAGACCCAGCTCCAGGCCGTCCTGCACGGCGGCCGCTTCAACCCCGACGCCCTCGGCGCCCTCTCCGTCGCCATCAaggacgacgatggctcCAAGGTTACTTTCCCCCTGCGCGAGCTCGCCCAGATCGTGCCTCGCTCCGGACgcatcatctctctcctcgtcAATGAGCGCGAGTATC contains these protein-coding regions:
- a CDS encoding ribosome recycling factor domain-containing protein, translated to MALSRTSSLASHGMRLLAQREGRQLSSISSLLPLTIVTHTIRPSHTPSSVRPFNNSAPLLKKRKIAGASNSPSSRDADSAAPSPSSSSSPSSSSKADHGQPNPEDPLDFSSLTAAYVSIDAHFKTQLQAVLHGGRFNPDALGALSVAIKDDDGSKVTFPLRELAQIVPRSGRIISLLVNEREYLKPIMSAVQASKDFNQQPQRSDDNELELLLKVEMERKEDLVRRVKDACQGWRDRVRQARTKHEKALKDWKKNGTVLPDVVRKADKELQKLQDKKMKEIDGEEAQVIKQIDRR